GCCCGGCATTCACAGCATTCGCGCGGGCAGTCAACGACATTCCGTCGTCTCCGTCCGTTCCAGCGCGAACGGATGGACGTACGTCACCTCGATGCCGAGCGACCAATTTTTCAGCCGGATCTTTCATATCCAGACGTTCATCGTGATCGTGTTTTCCGTCGTCGTAGCGTTCGGCACCCTGATCGCGGTTCTGTTGGCGAGACGGCAGTACTTCCCGATCTCCGATCTGATGGAGTTCGTGAAGTCGAAGAAGCGCGGAGCGGCCGCGCCGCAAGCTCCGGCCAGCAACGAACTGGAATGGATTCGCGAGACGCTGCGCGATTACAGCCTGCGGATCGACATGCAGGAGCCGTACGCCCGCAATCAGTGCCTATATATGCTTCTAAAGAACGGGACCGGGAACGACCTCCCGCTCGAGCTCATGCACACCCTCGGCATTCGCCTGGAGCACTCGTATTATTTCGCGGTCCATCTCGGTTGGAACGGCACGCCCGGACCGAAGGACGGCAGCGAGCGGAGCGCGATGATCGAACCGTTCTCCGACGCCGGCCTGCCTGAGCTCGACGCCCATGTGTACGGCATCGAGCTGCCGCACCCGGATCGGCTCGCCTTGATCGTCGGCTTCAACGCCGAGCAAGACGCCCAGGCGCCGGTTCGAATCCGAGGCATCGTCGACGAGCTGCGGCGCATCGCCGGCGAACGGTACGATTCGCTTCCGTCGATCGGCGTGGGCACCGGCTATACCGATCCTGCGGACTTGAACCAATCGTACGTCGAAGCGACGTCCGCGTTCGAAAATCGGGTTTCGAGCGAGGCCGGGAGCGTCGTCTACTTCGACGACCTGTCGCATTTCCACGACGGCGGCGAAGCGTTCTGGCTGCCGAAGGAAGTGCTGCTGAAGCTCGCGCAAAGCTTGAAGCAAGGCAACCTCGAGGTCGCCGCGCACATGGTGTCCACCGCTTTGACGAATTTGCGGGCGGGCGTCGCCCCGATGCCGCTGCTGCGCTGCATCTGCTTCGACCTGTTGAACACGATGCTGAAGACCGCTTCCGAGCTCGGCATTCGCGATGTCGTCCAAGTCATTCCGCAAGTCACGACCTTCGAGTCGCTGGAAGAGCTGGAAGAGAAGCTGTTCGTTCTGGCGGCGAACATCTGCGAGCAGGTCGAGCGGAAGCTCGAAACCGAAGAACGCTTTCTTCTGGACCGAATCATGGCGTACATCGAGGAAAATTACGCCGATTACTCGCTGAGCCTGGAGTCGATCTCGGAAAAGTACGCCGTCTCCCCATCGTATTTCAGCCGTTCTTTCAAAGAGAAGGCGGGCATTAACTTTTCGAAATATATTTGGCAGAAGCGCCTCGACGAGGTCATGCATCAACTGAAGTCGACGAGCGACCCGCTGAAGGACATCATCGCGCGCGTCGGCTACCTCGATCCGCCGAACTTCATCCGGAAGTTTAAGAAAGAGACCGGGCTGACGCCCGGACAATTCCGCAAAATGTACGGAAATCAGGAATCGGCGGCCGCGTTAGCCGCCGACGAAGAGTAATCGAAAGCCAACCCCGCGGGACCGTCCGGTCCTGCAGGGTTGGCTTTTTTATGCCGGTATGCCGCTAGCCGTTCTTATTGATCCCAACGGTCGTAAGCCGCTTGGTAGATTTCCGCGATGCGATCCGCGCCCATCTTCTTCAGCTGGGCGACATAGTTGTCCCAATTGCCCAGCGACTCTTGCCCCGTTACGAATTTCGCCTCCATCTGCTTCACGTACGTGTCGAGGTCGGAGCGCAGCTTCGAAGCTTCCTCCTGCTCTTGTTCCGTCAAATAGACGATCGGGTACGGCACCTTCGCGATCGGTACGAGCTTCTCCTCGTTCTGCTCGAGAATCCATTGGTCGTACTCGTTCTTCAGACCCTTCGATACGTCGTTATCCACGACGCCCGGGGTGACGATGCCGTAATTCGGCGTCAGCGTCGCGCGGAACTCCTCCCGATCGCCGCCGCCCGGCACGTCGAGGAACTTCTTCACGCGGTTCGCCTTGTCCGTGTACTCCCACAGCGTGCCTTCCGGTCCGAGGTCGAACAACGTCGAGCCTTCGTAGCTGTACAGATAGTCG
Above is a window of Paenibacillus antri DNA encoding:
- a CDS encoding helix-turn-helix domain-containing protein, whose amino-acid sequence is MKWNHYKSKLLLRYTVSYLSIFLVPLIFLTVIIYQNAVDNLRSEIEQKNVNQLVQAKTVIDGRMKELQDIASRIAYDEQLTPYRVQHPYFSREAIAALDKYKATNAIISELFLYIRGDDNIYSTQGMEHLDVFTERYKFHNWKPEALYRDLNETQHPTMRPAESVTQSALVQKSLLSFMVPITPNKPYPHGTVLYFIDESSLTDLIDSVLGDFQGMTVIFDEQGRILAANAHQETIDSGDASSLSRLEPGIHSIRAGSQRHSVVSVRSSANGWTYVTSMPSDQFFSRIFHIQTFIVIVFSVVVAFGTLIAVLLARRQYFPISDLMEFVKSKKRGAAAPQAPASNELEWIRETLRDYSLRIDMQEPYARNQCLYMLLKNGTGNDLPLELMHTLGIRLEHSYYFAVHLGWNGTPGPKDGSERSAMIEPFSDAGLPELDAHVYGIELPHPDRLALIVGFNAEQDAQAPVRIRGIVDELRRIAGERYDSLPSIGVGTGYTDPADLNQSYVEATSAFENRVSSEAGSVVYFDDLSHFHDGGEAFWLPKEVLLKLAQSLKQGNLEVAAHMVSTALTNLRAGVAPMPLLRCICFDLLNTMLKTASELGIRDVVQVIPQVTTFESLEELEEKLFVLAANICEQVERKLETEERFLLDRIMAYIEENYADYSLSLESISEKYAVSPSYFSRSFKEKAGINFSKYIWQKRLDEVMHQLKSTSDPLKDIIARVGYLDPPNFIRKFKKETGLTPGQFRKMYGNQESAAALAADEE